CTGCCTTCGTCCCAAGAGGTCATTCTTTTGCATAAGCCCAGGTGGTGCCTCACCACGGTTCGGGATCCACGGGGACGGCCGACCGTCATGGACTATCTGCAAGGGCTTTCCACGCGCGTTTTTCCTGTGGGGCGCCTGGATTGGGATGCGTCGGGTGCGCTCCTTCTCACCAATGACGGAGAACTGGCCAACCGGCTCATGCACCCGCGCTACGGAGTGCCGAAGGTCTATCGCGTGGAAGTACAAGGCGTGCCCACTGGCGATCAACTGGATGCGTGGCGCCGAGGTGTTCGGTTGAAGGAAGGGGTGACGGCTCCGGCGGAGGTGGAGGTGGTGCGGCGCTTTGCCACATCGACCTGGTTGGTTGTCACATTGCATCAGGGGTGGTATCGGCAGATCAAACGCATGGGCCACGCCCTGGAGCTTCCTGTCCTCAACATTCATCGCATCGCTTACGGACCCATTCGCTTGGGCCGGTTGCCGGTGGGACAATGGAGGCGGCTTTC
The sequence above is a segment of the Desulfosoma caldarium genome. Coding sequences within it:
- a CDS encoding pseudouridine synthase — its product is MRLHKFIAQAGLASRRTAERWIAAGRVRVNGVVMTKLGTTVDPRRDEVRVDGRVVELPSSQEVILLHKPRWCLTTVRDPRGRPTVMDYLQGLSTRVFPVGRLDWDASGALLLTNDGELANRLMHPRYGVPKVYRVEVQGVPTGDQLDAWRRGVRLKEGVTAPAEVEVVRRFATSTWLVVTLHQGWYRQIKRMGHALELPVLNIHRIAYGPIRLGRLPVGQWRRLSQQEVSRLRQVVMGALENRRVHNV